Proteins from a single region of Corallococcus silvisoli:
- a CDS encoding cupin-like domain-containing protein has protein sequence MALSPAWDAWLSENLLRGVAAEALARTLVAGGVAPEEARSEVARAGRHPAVEAGARHVALRAEVASLLEVRSALHAQARAGVERRRGVSAGEFQARYYRAHRPVVLEDFLEGWPLLERWRPEALARELGDVEVEVMAGRDTRADHDLSPDGCRTVMRLADFLHRLEHGGPTNDLYLTARNFALERPELRRLLDDVQPAPGFLQPQPPPGGIKLWVGPAGTRTALHHDVDSVLFCQVHGRKRFWLIPSFETPRVYNREHVWSAVDAAAPDLARFPGFATAHVHEVVLGPGEMLFIPVGWWHQVHALDVSVSVTFQSLDVPGGNARWHTSG, from the coding sequence ATGGCCCTGTCACCCGCGTGGGATGCGTGGCTGTCGGAGAACCTGCTGCGCGGCGTGGCGGCGGAGGCGCTGGCCCGGACGCTGGTCGCCGGAGGGGTGGCCCCGGAGGAGGCTCGCTCGGAGGTGGCGCGCGCTGGCCGGCACCCGGCGGTGGAGGCCGGGGCCCGGCATGTGGCGCTGAGGGCGGAGGTGGCGTCGCTCCTGGAGGTTCGCTCGGCGCTGCATGCGCAGGCGCGCGCTGGGGTGGAGCGGCGCAGGGGCGTCTCCGCAGGCGAGTTCCAGGCCCGCTACTACCGCGCGCACCGCCCCGTCGTCCTGGAGGACTTCCTGGAGGGCTGGCCGCTCCTGGAGCGCTGGCGGCCGGAGGCGCTGGCGCGTGAGCTGGGCGACGTGGAGGTGGAGGTCATGGCGGGCCGCGACACCCGCGCGGACCACGACCTGTCACCGGATGGGTGCCGCACGGTGATGCGGCTGGCGGACTTCCTCCACCGCCTGGAGCACGGCGGCCCCACCAACGATCTGTACCTCACCGCGCGCAACTTCGCGCTGGAGCGGCCGGAGCTGCGCCGCTTGTTGGACGACGTGCAGCCGGCCCCCGGCTTCCTCCAACCCCAGCCTCCACCCGGAGGCATCAAGCTGTGGGTGGGGCCGGCGGGCACTCGCACGGCGCTGCACCATGACGTGGACTCGGTGCTGTTCTGCCAGGTGCACGGCCGCAAACGCTTCTGGTTGATTCCGTCCTTCGAGACGCCGCGCGTGTACAACCGCGAGCATGTGTGGAGCGCGGTGGATGCGGCCGCGCCTGACCTGGCGCGCTTCCCCGGCTTCGCCACGGCCCACGTGCACGAGGTGGTGCTGGGCCCGGGCGAGATGCTCTTCATCCCCGTGGGCTGGTGGCACCAGGTGCATGCGCTCGACGTGAGCGTGTCGGTGACGTTCCAGTCGCTGGACGTGCCGGGTGGCAACGCGCGGTGGCACACCTCCGGATGA
- a CDS encoding carbohydrate porin, which translates to MTIEDPEACEGEVAMRGRSWVGWLAAWVLLCAGPGFAADSETKMTPGLTDSLGGPRGLLFEMGISTQLRYVTELAYNARGGKGHALRQAGQLDAQLGLDMEKLAGLHGGTFQFTFTYRNGNNLGADMDLGTLQLVQEVYGRGNVGRLTQLWYEQLFWGDRVHLKLGRVTIGEDTADFPCDFQNLSFCGAQPGNIVGNYWFNWPVSQWGTRLRVDVAKVAYVQLSAYEINPRNLDEAFYLGRFHGATGVMLPLELAWTPKFSAGRLEGTYKLGAWYDTSNAPDVLLDDVERDGRYGVYFVARQQLTHVAGAENKAQGLNVFLRLTNTDQNTSAQDSQYTLGLGYTGIFGRADDDVGFALGRTHSNGRYVEAQRLKQQQDPTVLVPRPEYLGELYYSLHATPWLVLRPNFQFIRPGADETSRNVIVLGLKGALSL; encoded by the coding sequence GTGACCATTGAGGACCCCGAGGCGTGCGAGGGGGAGGTCGCGATGCGGGGACGGTCCTGGGTGGGATGGCTGGCGGCGTGGGTCCTGCTGTGCGCGGGGCCAGGGTTCGCCGCCGACTCCGAGACGAAGATGACTCCGGGCCTCACCGACAGCCTGGGGGGACCGCGGGGGCTGCTCTTCGAGATGGGCATCTCCACCCAGCTCCGCTACGTGACGGAGCTGGCCTACAACGCGCGCGGCGGCAAGGGACACGCCCTGCGGCAGGCGGGCCAGCTCGACGCGCAGCTGGGCCTGGACATGGAGAAGCTGGCGGGCCTCCATGGCGGCACCTTCCAGTTCACCTTCACGTACCGCAACGGCAACAACCTGGGCGCGGACATGGACCTGGGGACGCTCCAGCTGGTGCAGGAGGTGTACGGCCGCGGCAACGTGGGGCGCCTCACGCAGCTCTGGTACGAGCAGCTCTTCTGGGGCGACCGGGTGCACCTGAAGCTGGGCCGCGTCACGATTGGCGAGGACACGGCGGACTTCCCCTGCGACTTCCAGAACTTGAGCTTCTGCGGCGCGCAGCCGGGCAACATCGTGGGCAACTACTGGTTCAACTGGCCGGTGAGCCAGTGGGGCACGCGGCTGCGCGTGGACGTGGCGAAGGTGGCCTACGTGCAGCTGTCCGCGTACGAGATCAACCCGCGCAACCTGGACGAGGCCTTCTACCTGGGGCGCTTCCACGGGGCGACGGGCGTGATGCTGCCCCTGGAGCTGGCGTGGACGCCGAAGTTCAGCGCGGGCCGGCTGGAGGGCACCTACAAGCTGGGCGCCTGGTACGACACGTCCAACGCGCCCGACGTGCTGCTGGACGACGTCGAGCGCGACGGGCGCTATGGCGTGTACTTCGTCGCGCGCCAGCAGCTGACCCACGTGGCGGGCGCGGAGAACAAGGCGCAGGGGCTCAACGTGTTCCTGCGCCTGACGAACACGGACCAGAACACGTCCGCCCAGGACAGCCAGTACACGCTGGGCCTGGGGTACACCGGCATCTTCGGCCGGGCGGATGACGACGTGGGCTTCGCGCTGGGGCGCACGCACTCCAACGGGCGCTACGTGGAGGCCCAGCGGCTGAAGCAGCAGCAGGACCCCACCGTGCTGGTGCCCCGGCCGGAGTACCTGGGCGAGCTGTACTACAGCCTCCACGCGACGCCGTGGCTCGTGCTGCGGCCCAACTTCCAGTTCATCCGCCCCGGCGCCGACGAGACCTCGCGCAACGTCATCGTGCTGGGCCTCAAGGGCGCGCTGAGCCTCTAG
- a CDS encoding iron-containing alcohol dehydrogenase, with product MPPTSFEFATAARVLFGPGRLAELPDLVRGLGGRKVLLVTGTHPGRAEPTRAGLERLGIPSVPFRVAGEPTVELAREGTAAAVEAGCDAVVALGGGSALDAGKAIAALAANGGDPLDYLEVIGRGQALTKPPLPFVAVPTTAGTGSEVTRNAVLGSKEAGVKASLRSPMMLPRVALVDPDFLEHAPAAVLAAGGLDALSQLIEPFVSVRAQPLTDALAREGMRRSARSLRKAVLHGPGPEEREDLAIASLLGGLCLANAGLGAVHGFAAPLGGMLGAPHGALCAALLGATLEVNLEALRARAPDHPALPRFRELAGILTGQSNARAEDGIAWVKDLVHAVRIRGLRDMGLADADVPGLVTKARAASSMKGNPLALTDAELTTLVERSM from the coding sequence ATGCCCCCCACGAGCTTCGAGTTCGCCACCGCCGCCCGCGTCCTCTTCGGCCCCGGCCGCCTCGCGGAGCTCCCCGACCTCGTGCGCGGGCTCGGCGGACGGAAGGTCCTCCTCGTCACCGGCACCCACCCTGGCCGCGCCGAGCCCACCCGCGCCGGACTCGAACGCCTGGGCATCCCGTCCGTCCCCTTCCGCGTCGCGGGCGAGCCCACCGTCGAGCTCGCCCGTGAAGGCACCGCCGCCGCCGTGGAGGCCGGCTGCGATGCCGTGGTCGCCCTGGGCGGTGGCAGCGCGCTCGACGCGGGCAAGGCCATCGCCGCGCTCGCTGCCAATGGGGGCGACCCGCTGGACTACCTGGAGGTCATCGGGCGCGGACAGGCGCTGACGAAGCCGCCGCTGCCGTTCGTGGCCGTGCCGACCACGGCGGGCACCGGCTCCGAGGTGACCCGCAACGCGGTGCTGGGCTCGAAGGAGGCGGGCGTGAAGGCCAGCCTGCGCAGCCCCATGATGCTGCCGCGCGTGGCCCTGGTGGATCCGGACTTCCTGGAGCACGCGCCCGCCGCCGTGCTCGCCGCGGGCGGCCTGGACGCGCTGTCGCAGCTCATTGAACCGTTCGTCTCCGTGCGCGCCCAGCCCCTCACGGACGCGCTCGCGCGCGAAGGCATGCGGCGCTCGGCGCGCTCGCTGCGCAAGGCGGTGCTCCACGGCCCCGGCCCGGAGGAGCGCGAGGACCTGGCCATCGCCAGCCTCCTTGGCGGCCTGTGCCTCGCCAACGCGGGCCTGGGCGCGGTGCATGGCTTCGCGGCGCCGCTGGGGGGGATGCTCGGCGCGCCCCATGGAGCGCTGTGCGCCGCGCTGCTCGGGGCCACGCTGGAGGTGAACCTGGAGGCCCTGCGCGCCCGCGCCCCGGACCACCCCGCCCTCCCCCGCTTCCGCGAGCTGGCGGGGATCCTCACCGGCCAGTCGAATGCGCGCGCCGAGGACGGCATCGCCTGGGTGAAGGACCTGGTCCACGCCGTGCGCATCCGGGGCCTGCGCGACATGGGCCTCGCGGACGCGGACGTGCCCGGCCTGGTGACGAAGGCCCGCGCCGCCAGCAGCATGAAGGGCAATCCGCTGGCGCTCACCGATGCGGAGTTGACGACGCTCGTCGAACGGTCGATGTGA
- a CDS encoding M14 family metallopeptidase: MRAPMPISQLRTRAEATDYQETSRSADVVAFVDALCGQTKLAKRVDFGQSGEGQPLVSLILSDRQCFTPELARKQKKLIVMVEANIHSGEVEGKEALQALARELTLTSLGKKLLDRLCLVFVPNFNPDGNDRISKGNRALDLKNLEGQVNPPGGVGTRYTGEGWNLNRDNMKQEAPETRALAKLYQAWWPHLFVDCHTTDGSIHGFDLTFDVPHGNATLMHTSRGYNRELAERVSAAVKKKHGFDSFWYGNFRKEGDPRSGWHTYPALPRFGSHYRGLLGRLDVLLETYSYIDFPRRVAVIRAWVLELIRDAARYAKAYRAATDFEEAAIIARGKTPDVQDLVGINYGVAQRDAEGALVFDYPAYVLGDDTAVIHSFDEASIEGRRYPGKRRKVYKTPHYRTFVPTQSVSTPSAYLVPASLASRLEGHGIRFEKLAQAQRFQVDSYRIARREQTFSPDVAANVPPPGQDEVPLSQKPKPVRFETILTVAPERSEREFPAGTLKVPTDQRTGTLITYLLEPHSDDGLCRWQFLDDSLTVGELYPIHRVVESTRAPLKVE, encoded by the coding sequence ATGCGCGCACCTATGCCCATCTCCCAGCTGCGCACCCGCGCGGAAGCCACCGACTATCAGGAAACCTCCCGCAGCGCCGACGTGGTCGCCTTCGTCGACGCGCTCTGCGGCCAGACGAAGCTCGCCAAGCGCGTGGACTTCGGCCAGAGCGGTGAAGGCCAGCCCCTCGTGTCGCTCATCCTCAGCGACCGCCAGTGCTTCACGCCGGAGCTGGCGCGCAAGCAGAAGAAGCTCATCGTGATGGTGGAGGCCAACATCCACTCCGGTGAGGTGGAGGGCAAGGAGGCGCTGCAGGCCCTGGCGCGCGAGCTCACCCTCACCTCCCTGGGCAAGAAGCTCTTGGACCGGCTGTGCCTCGTGTTCGTCCCCAACTTCAACCCGGACGGCAACGACCGCATCAGCAAGGGCAACCGCGCGTTGGACCTGAAGAACCTGGAGGGCCAGGTGAACCCGCCCGGCGGCGTGGGCACGCGCTACACCGGCGAGGGCTGGAACCTCAACCGCGACAACATGAAGCAGGAGGCGCCGGAGACGCGCGCGCTCGCGAAGCTGTATCAGGCGTGGTGGCCGCACCTCTTCGTGGACTGCCACACCACGGACGGCAGCATCCACGGCTTCGATCTCACCTTCGACGTCCCCCACGGCAACGCGACCCTGATGCACACCTCGCGCGGCTACAACCGCGAGCTGGCCGAGCGCGTGTCCGCCGCGGTGAAGAAGAAGCACGGCTTCGACAGCTTCTGGTACGGCAACTTCCGCAAGGAGGGCGACCCGCGCTCCGGCTGGCACACCTACCCCGCGCTGCCCCGCTTCGGCAGCCACTACCGCGGCCTGCTGGGCCGGCTGGACGTGCTGCTGGAGACGTACAGCTACATCGACTTCCCCCGCCGCGTCGCCGTCATCCGCGCGTGGGTGCTGGAGCTGATCCGCGACGCCGCCCGCTACGCCAAGGCCTACCGCGCCGCCACCGACTTCGAGGAGGCGGCCATCATCGCGCGCGGCAAGACGCCCGACGTGCAGGACCTCGTGGGCATCAACTACGGCGTCGCCCAGCGCGACGCGGAGGGCGCGCTGGTGTTCGACTACCCGGCCTACGTGCTGGGCGACGACACCGCCGTCATCCACTCCTTCGACGAGGCCAGCATCGAAGGCCGGCGCTACCCGGGCAAGCGCCGCAAGGTCTACAAGACGCCGCACTACCGCACCTTCGTGCCCACGCAGTCGGTGAGCACGCCGTCCGCGTACCTGGTGCCCGCGTCGCTCGCCTCCCGGCTGGAGGGCCACGGCATCCGCTTCGAGAAGCTCGCCCAGGCGCAGCGCTTCCAGGTGGACAGCTACCGCATCGCCCGCCGCGAGCAGACCTTCAGCCCGGACGTGGCCGCCAACGTGCCGCCGCCGGGGCAGGATGAAGTCCCGCTCAGCCAGAAGCCCAAGCCCGTGCGCTTCGAGACCATCCTCACCGTGGCCCCCGAGCGCTCCGAGCGCGAGTTCCCCGCGGGCACCCTCAAGGTCCCCACCGACCAGCGCACCGGCACGCTCATCACCTACCTGCTGGAGCCGCATTCGGATGACGGCCTCTGCCGCTGGCAGTTCCTGGACGACAGCCTCACCGTGGGCGAGCTGTACCCCATCCACCGGGTCGTGGAGTCCACGCGCGCGCCCCTGAAGGTGGAGTAG
- the nth gene encoding endonuclease III has protein sequence MKPTALVPVVLERLREKYPDAKYELNWNTPFELLVATILAAQCTDERVNRVTAELWKKYDGPQALADADTAELEEDLKPTGFYKQKTKTVQAMSRALLDAFHGKVPPRMEDLVTLPGVARKTANVVLNTAFQQASGIIVDTHVARVSQRLGLSKQEKPEAIEADLMKLVPKDDWTFFGPAVVLHGRYTCVAKKPKCAECVLDDVCPKLGVAA, from the coding sequence ATGAAACCCACCGCCCTCGTCCCCGTGGTGCTCGAACGCCTGCGCGAGAAGTATCCCGACGCGAAGTACGAGCTGAACTGGAACACCCCCTTCGAGCTGCTGGTCGCCACCATCCTGGCCGCGCAGTGCACGGACGAGCGCGTCAACCGCGTCACCGCCGAGCTGTGGAAGAAGTACGACGGCCCCCAGGCCCTCGCGGACGCGGACACCGCGGAGCTGGAGGAGGACCTGAAGCCCACGGGCTTCTACAAGCAGAAGACGAAGACGGTGCAGGCCATGAGCCGCGCGCTGCTCGACGCCTTCCACGGCAAGGTGCCACCGCGCATGGAGGACCTGGTGACGCTCCCCGGCGTGGCGCGCAAGACGGCCAACGTGGTGCTCAACACCGCGTTCCAGCAGGCGTCCGGCATCATCGTGGACACGCACGTGGCCCGGGTCAGCCAGCGGCTGGGCCTGTCCAAGCAGGAGAAGCCGGAGGCCATCGAGGCGGACCTGATGAAGCTCGTGCCCAAGGACGACTGGACGTTCTTCGGCCCCGCCGTGGTGCTGCACGGCCGCTACACCTGCGTCGCCAAGAAGCCCAAGTGCGCCGAGTGCGTCCTCGACGACGTGTGCCCGAAGCTGGGCGTCGCGGCCTGA
- a CDS encoding cupin-like domain-containing protein encodes MARLEAAGVAPQVAWETVRSAEAHPAVMGGRGRAARLGLLESLLAARSGLRRQGAAGARVERRSRLSPDAFFTDYYRRNRPVVIEGLMEDWPARKRWTPAWLAEHFGDETVEVMAGREAQDLPDLHADLLRREVPLRKLLAGFADAPSNDMYLVARNSLLLRAAFRPLLEDLRAPAGYIQPELHGPDRVHVWLGPAGTLSNLHHDHLNVLFCQVWGRKQVWLAPSWETPWMSNVNGFYSAVDVLAPDTERFPDFARVALHTVEVGPGDALFIPVGWWHALRALEPSLSVTFVSFEQTPGLNTCWREGWLGPLPPEEHR; translated from the coding sequence GTGGCTCGGCTGGAAGCGGCGGGCGTGGCTCCGCAGGTCGCCTGGGAAACGGTTCGCTCCGCGGAGGCGCACCCCGCGGTGATGGGCGGACGCGGGCGCGCGGCGCGTCTGGGATTGCTGGAGTCGTTGCTCGCGGCGCGGTCGGGATTGCGACGGCAGGGGGCTGCCGGGGCGCGGGTGGAGCGGCGGTCGCGGCTGTCTCCAGACGCGTTCTTCACGGACTACTACCGGCGCAACCGGCCGGTCGTCATCGAAGGGCTGATGGAGGACTGGCCCGCGCGGAAGCGGTGGACGCCCGCGTGGCTGGCCGAGCACTTCGGTGACGAGACGGTGGAGGTGATGGCGGGGCGGGAGGCGCAGGACCTGCCGGACCTCCACGCGGACCTCCTGCGCCGGGAGGTGCCGCTGCGGAAGTTGCTCGCGGGCTTCGCCGATGCGCCGAGCAACGACATGTATCTGGTGGCGCGCAACAGCCTGCTCCTGCGCGCCGCCTTCCGGCCACTGCTGGAGGACCTGCGCGCGCCCGCGGGTTACATCCAGCCGGAGTTGCACGGGCCGGACCGCGTGCACGTGTGGCTGGGGCCCGCGGGGACGCTGTCCAACCTGCACCACGATCACCTCAACGTCCTCTTCTGCCAGGTGTGGGGGCGCAAGCAGGTGTGGCTCGCGCCGTCGTGGGAGACGCCGTGGATGTCCAACGTGAACGGCTTCTACAGCGCGGTGGACGTGCTGGCGCCGGACACGGAGCGCTTCCCGGACTTCGCCCGCGTGGCGCTGCACACGGTGGAGGTGGGGCCGGGAGACGCGCTCTTCATTCCGGTGGGATGGTGGCATGCGCTGCGGGCCCTGGAGCCGAGCCTGTCCGTGACGTTCGTGAGCTTCGAGCAGACACCTGGCCTCAACACCTGCTGGCGCGAGGGCTGGTTGGGCCCCCTGCCTCCGGAGGAGCACCGATGA
- a CDS encoding CHAT domain-containing protein, which translates to MAGWLVTPRGMRLPGRTGMTRVGGGLALTLCVALGFAAVRLWSQWDPRPELPALWLSDASTRPLEVRLSRPAADAYRPYVPPRARDAVPPPVPLGALSRLEERGDTHGLGLSYLLHGDTEQALAYLTRTPPSLDRDSDLAAVALLRERPDEALTLLDATLEAMPDHPQARWNRAVMARELGLTLLAATTFEAVAAKGEPGWSDEAREQARALRSRLGARAAAWKAARDAFLARSRSPTAPLPVEAAARFPGLARESFYELLATAEEPSRVQELWPLARVLDHASGDTSVLQDTVQRVAALDFTRRAPLAREYAKLVREEHPSPEGLVERLRQEGTARDLLLGALLRAPSVARTQEELHALMHGERDPWILSRLAQEGARLDDLAGQESQGGDRLREALEECRARKLHLRCVDLLVRLSQRATASNRLVEAEESARAAWQEAAALGEWDREGTALVMLANATRFQVRVALARAYLAESLARQPDDCIARTQVHRNLASLALMRFRPREARQEMEEALACGQTPGLQGAWILADLARLDPRPSDEARLKAELARVTPLRENAGRRVLATLILGRFTVDRDWSEGQQVLRRTIAEAEPLLRTNADARDARAVAFQTLAVSAGQVGAFRDAMDVVAESLQVSVPEGCVLAAAVEGERTVAVVRGPQGQLQGHYDASRTEPLRDDLTGLVPAELVELLRGCSRVAVLAAPPLDSRAGILPPDLAWSYRVGTDTHAASPAKPPLHVVVSDVEPPSTLRLARLPSAAEADLAGAQRLLRLKGAQATPEHVLEAMEQATDIDIHAHGVVDRALSDATVIALSPQPDGRYGLTAEELRRRHLHGAPLVVLGACSAAHLAPFLHQTKSLPQAFVASGARAVFAATSDIPNDAGAFFRAVRERIQAGTEPAQALRAERLDWHQKQPGIRWVDKVLLYQ; encoded by the coding sequence ATGGCTGGCTGGCTGGTCACGCCCCGAGGCATGCGCCTTCCGGGGCGCACAGGCATGACGCGCGTGGGGGGCGGCTTGGCCCTGACGCTGTGCGTGGCCCTGGGCTTCGCCGCGGTGCGCCTCTGGAGTCAATGGGACCCGCGCCCCGAGCTGCCCGCGCTGTGGCTGTCGGATGCGTCCACGCGCCCCCTGGAGGTGCGGTTGAGCCGGCCCGCCGCGGACGCCTACCGGCCCTATGTCCCGCCCCGCGCTCGGGACGCCGTGCCCCCTCCGGTGCCCCTGGGCGCGCTGTCCCGCCTGGAGGAGCGCGGCGACACGCACGGCCTGGGCCTCAGCTACCTGCTGCACGGCGATACGGAGCAGGCGCTCGCGTACCTGACGCGCACGCCGCCCTCGCTGGACCGGGACAGCGACCTGGCCGCCGTGGCGCTCCTGCGGGAGCGCCCCGACGAGGCCCTGACGCTGCTGGACGCCACGCTCGAAGCCATGCCCGACCACCCGCAGGCGCGCTGGAACCGGGCGGTGATGGCGCGCGAGCTGGGCCTGACGCTCCTGGCGGCCACCACCTTCGAGGCAGTGGCCGCGAAGGGCGAGCCCGGCTGGAGCGACGAGGCGCGCGAGCAGGCGCGAGCGCTGCGCTCCCGGCTGGGGGCACGGGCCGCCGCGTGGAAGGCCGCGCGCGACGCGTTCCTCGCCCGGTCGCGCTCACCCACCGCGCCCCTGCCGGTGGAGGCCGCGGCCCGCTTCCCGGGGCTGGCTCGCGAGTCCTTCTACGAACTGCTGGCGACCGCGGAGGAGCCCTCGCGGGTGCAGGAGCTGTGGCCGCTCGCGCGGGTGTTGGACCACGCGTCCGGGGACACCTCCGTGTTGCAGGACACCGTGCAGCGCGTGGCCGCGCTGGACTTCACGCGCCGGGCGCCGCTCGCGCGCGAGTACGCGAAGCTGGTGCGGGAGGAGCATCCCAGCCCCGAGGGCCTCGTCGAACGGCTGCGCCAGGAGGGCACGGCCCGGGACCTGCTGCTGGGCGCGCTGCTCCGCGCGCCGAGCGTGGCGCGCACCCAGGAGGAGCTGCACGCGCTGATGCACGGTGAGAGGGACCCATGGATCCTCTCGCGGCTGGCGCAAGAAGGGGCCCGGCTGGATGACCTGGCGGGACAGGAGTCCCAGGGCGGAGACCGGTTGCGGGAGGCGCTGGAAGAGTGCCGCGCGCGCAAGCTGCACCTGCGCTGCGTGGATCTGCTCGTGCGGCTGAGCCAGCGCGCGACCGCGTCGAACCGGCTGGTGGAAGCCGAGGAGTCCGCCAGGGCCGCGTGGCAGGAGGCCGCCGCGCTGGGGGAGTGGGACCGCGAGGGCACCGCGCTCGTGATGTTGGCCAACGCGACGCGGTTCCAGGTGCGGGTGGCGCTCGCGCGGGCCTACCTCGCCGAGTCCCTGGCCCGGCAACCGGACGACTGCATCGCGCGAACCCAGGTCCACCGCAACCTGGCCTCGCTGGCGCTGATGCGCTTCCGTCCGCGGGAGGCCCGGCAGGAGATGGAGGAGGCCCTGGCCTGCGGCCAGACACCCGGGTTGCAAGGCGCGTGGATCCTCGCGGACCTGGCGCGGTTGGATCCCCGTCCGTCCGACGAGGCGCGCCTCAAGGCGGAGCTGGCGCGGGTGACGCCGCTGCGGGAGAACGCGGGGCGGCGCGTGCTGGCCACGCTCATCCTGGGCCGCTTCACGGTGGACCGCGACTGGAGCGAGGGCCAGCAGGTGCTCCGCCGCACCATCGCGGAGGCGGAGCCGCTGCTGCGCACCAACGCGGACGCGCGCGACGCGCGGGCGGTGGCCTTCCAGACGCTCGCGGTGAGCGCGGGACAGGTGGGCGCCTTCCGCGACGCGATGGACGTGGTGGCCGAGAGCCTCCAGGTCTCCGTGCCAGAGGGCTGCGTCCTGGCGGCGGCGGTGGAGGGTGAGCGCACGGTGGCGGTCGTGCGTGGGCCCCAAGGCCAGCTCCAAGGCCACTACGACGCCTCCCGCACGGAGCCCCTGCGCGATGACCTGACGGGGCTGGTGCCGGCCGAGTTGGTGGAGCTGCTGCGCGGCTGCTCGCGCGTCGCGGTGCTGGCCGCGCCGCCCCTGGACAGCCGCGCGGGCATCCTCCCGCCGGACCTCGCCTGGAGCTACCGCGTGGGCACGGACACCCATGCGGCGTCCCCCGCGAAGCCGCCGCTGCACGTGGTGGTGTCGGACGTGGAGCCACCGTCGACGCTGCGGCTGGCGCGACTGCCTTCGGCGGCGGAGGCGGACCTGGCGGGAGCGCAGCGGCTGCTGCGACTCAAGGGCGCGCAGGCCACGCCCGAGCACGTGCTGGAGGCCATGGAGCAGGCCACCGACATCGACATCCACGCGCACGGCGTGGTGGACCGCGCGCTGTCGGACGCCACCGTCATCGCGCTGTCGCCGCAGCCGGATGGCCGCTACGGCCTCACCGCGGAGGAGCTGCGCCGCCGCCACCTGCATGGCGCGCCGCTGGTGGTGCTGGGCGCCTGTAGCGCGGCCCACCTCGCGCCCTTCCTGCATCAGACGAAGTCACTGCCGCAGGCCTTCGTCGCCTCGGGGGCCCGCGCCGTGTTCGCGGCCACGTCGGACATCCCCAACGACGCGGGGGCGTTCTTCCGCGCGGTGCGCGAGCGCATCCAGGCCGGCACGGAGCCCGCCCAGGCCCTGCGCGCCGAACGCCTGGACTGGCACCAGAAGCAGCCCGGCATCCGGTGGGTGGACAAGGTGCTGCTGTACCAGTAG